In a single window of the Arachis hypogaea cultivar Tifrunner chromosome 6, arahy.Tifrunner.gnm2.J5K5, whole genome shotgun sequence genome:
- the LOC114925525 gene encoding uncharacterized protein — MTTGKVLVVDLARQTCDCGHFQVERIPCRHVIACCANQRLDWQLYVHDVYKMTEVRKVYRFEFTPLGDPDTWPAYERPTLVANPAQRRTSKGRPKLTRYLNEMDSRDMRGPRICRLCGA, encoded by the coding sequence ATGACTACTGGAAAGGTGCTAGTTGTTGATCTTGCGCGACAGACGTGTGACTGTGGGCACTTTCAGGTTGAACGAATACCATGTCGCCATGTTATTGCTTGCTGTGCTAACCAGCGTCTCGATTGGCAGTTGTATGTGCATGATGTGTACAAGATGACAGAGGTTCGTAAAGTATATAGGTTTGAGTTCACACCATTAGGTGATCCCGATACATGGCCTGCTTATGAGAGACCCACATTGGTCGCTAATCCCGCACAGAGGCGAACGTCTAAAGGCAGGCCCAAACTGACCCGATACTTGAATGAAATGGACTCACGCGACATGCGTGGTCCTCGAATATGCCGTCTATGTGGTGCTTAG
- the LOC140173756 gene encoding serine/threonine-protein phosphatase 7 long form homolog — translation MVENYLRAMGFYHISKIGVIRGFHPMLAALVERWRPKTHTFVLPIGEVTVTLEDVANIFGLPIDGEPVSGWTDSSNDFVQNQGIAIFGRVPSVSQNAKSYIKLGWVRRIRDAELLDTEESIRRYVRCQIFCFLGSTLFTDKLTAYAHAKYLPLLLDFERIRTYSWRSACLTHLYRALCRALRYDTKEMDGPLNLLFVWAWERMPCLAPVPRQTLPPAEIPVARRWSHSERTTAWSSKTVETFKHDIDYMQKFEWRLYDGLIVPDNLHPHLEVCDIVAPLLSFECVEWHPADRVMRQFGYVQPLPGVPRDIPIDQHCIVLRGVQLHDWTVLHGPWIVEWANRRHSRLRDLHPLPT, via the exons ATGGTGGAGAACTACTTACGCGCCATGGGATTCTACCACATCTCTAAAATTGGAGTCATAAGAGGATTTCACCCCATGTTAGCTGCTCTGGTTGAAAGGTGGAGGCCTAAGACCCACACCTTTGTATTGCCGATCGGTGAGGTTACAGTGACATTAGAGGATGTCGCTAATATATTCGGCCTACCCATTGATGGAGAGCCTGTCAGTGGATGGACAGATAGTAGTAATGACTTTGTTCAAAATCAGGGCATAGCGATATTCGGTCGTGTGCCATCAGTCAGTCAGAATGCGAAGTCCTATATAAAGCTGGGTTGGGTTCGACGTATTAGAGACGCAGAGCTGTTGGACACTGAGGAGTCCATCAGGCGATACGTCAGATGTCAGATCTTCTGTTTCTTAGGATCGACTTTATTCACGGACAAGTTGACCGCATATGCCCATGCGAAATATCTACCATTGCTTCTCGATTTCGAGCGGATCCGTACTTATAGTTGGAGGTCAGCATGTCTGACACATCTTTACAGAGCACTATGCCGTGCATTACGATATGATACGAAGGAGATGGATGGCCCTCTGAATCTGTTGTTTGTTTGGGCATGGGAGCGAATGCCGTGTCTTGCTCCCGTACCGAGACAAACGCTTCCACCGGCCGAGATACCAGTTGCCAGGAG ATGGAGTCATTCAGAACGGACCACAGCGTGGTCATCGAAGACCGTAGAGACATTCAAGCATGATATAGATTACATGCAGAAG TTTGAGTGGCGGCTGTATGACGGGTTGATCGTCCCCGACAACTTGCATCCCCATCTTGAGGTGTGTGACATCGTTGCTCCGTTGTTGTCGTTCGAGTGTGTCGAGTGGCACCCTGCGGATCGAGTGATGCGTCAGTTTGGATATGTACAACCTCTTCCAGGGGTACCAAGGGATATTCCAATTGACCAGCATTGCATCGTTCTACGCGGAGTGCAGCTTCATGACTGGACAGTTTTGCATGGGCCATGGATAGTGGAGTGGGCCAACAGGCGACACAGCCGACTGCGAGACCTGCACCCCCTTCCGACCTGA
- the LOC112757761 gene encoding uncharacterized protein, whose protein sequence is MVQKMPGSVVQIETRPLYNGNEEAQGVKILHRVFWSFNPCIRAFRHCKPLVQVDGTHLYGKYKGTLLVVVAQDVNQNIVPIAFALVEGETTDAWHFFLRNLRMYVVRKDGVGMISDRHESIRAAVNRSGGDWQPPRAWWMFCIRHIGSNFLRAFKVLHLQKLVVNIGYSRTVEEYNINYKRLEERGETYARWCDAIGLRHWVLAFDEGHRWGHMTTNLVECINSVLKGARNLSVLALVRATYYRLNELFTWKSAETHERSVLDIRTPHLRNSG, encoded by the coding sequence ATGGTGCAGAAGATGCCTGGTTCAGTTGTCCAAATAGAAACACGACCACTGTACAACGGGAATGAGGAGGCGCAAGGTGTAAAAATACTTCATCGTGTATTttggagtttcaatccatgcatTAGGGCATTCAGGCATTGCAAGCCCTTGGTTCAGGTTGACGGCACACACCTATACGGAAAATACAAAGGTACACTTTTAGTTGTTGTTGCACAAGATGTGAACCAGAACATTGTGCCTATCGCCTTTGCCTTGGTGGAAGGGGAGACAACTGATGCGTGGCACTTCTTTCTCAGGAATCTACGAATGTATGTTGTTAGAAAAGATGGCGTAGGTATGATCTCAGACCGACATGAGTCAATACGGGCAGCAGTAAATCGTTCCGGTGGTGACTGGCAACCTCCAAGAGCATGGTGGATGTTTTGTATAAGACACATCGGCAGTAACTTCTTAAGGGCATTCAAAGTCCTTCACTTGCAAAAGCTCGTTGTCAACATAGGGTATTCAAGAACGGTAGAGGAGTACAATATCAACTATAAGAGGTTGGAAGAGCGAGGCGAGACATATGCCAGGTGGTGCGATGCCATTGGACTCAGACATTGGGTATTGGCATTCGACGAGGGACATCGATGGGGCCATATGACAACGAACCTTGTCGAGTGCATTAACTCAGTGTTGAAGGGTGCCCGTAATCTATCTGTGTTGGCGCTGGTCCGAGCAACATATTATAGGTTAAATGAACTTTTTACGTGGAAGAGTGCCGAGACTCATGAACGCAGCGTGCTAGATATACGTACTCCGCATTTGCGCAACAGCGGATAG